From the Flavobacterium galactosidilyticum genome, one window contains:
- a CDS encoding cell division protein FtsQ/DivIB — protein sequence MKLFNWTNIRLLLMFVVVIFLFSFTSKRNLNRKLTKCTVAFVGDNAPFVKQETVNKLLIEYNSEVSSIQKVNLDLNKLEKSLNSQEMIEKSDVFVSIDGVLKAVVKQKTPIARIFDNDGSFYVDYKGNRMPLSANFTARVPLVLGEINKNNNDDLAELFRIIYDDPFLKKNIIGIEIMTDGSLKMHNRNFDYQIDFGKLNNVEHKFKNYKAFFQKAVLDSSLYKYKKVDLRFTEQVVCTK from the coding sequence ATGAAACTCTTTAATTGGACAAATATTAGGCTATTGCTGATGTTCGTTGTGGTGATTTTTTTATTTTCATTTACGTCAAAACGAAATTTAAATAGAAAATTAACCAAATGTACAGTTGCTTTTGTAGGGGATAACGCTCCTTTTGTTAAGCAAGAAACGGTTAATAAATTGTTAATAGAATATAATAGTGAGGTGTCCAGCATTCAAAAAGTTAATTTAGATTTGAATAAGTTGGAAAAAAGCCTCAATTCGCAAGAAATGATTGAAAAATCAGACGTTTTTGTGAGCATTGATGGCGTGTTAAAAGCAGTAGTAAAACAAAAAACTCCTATTGCTAGAATTTTTGATAATGATGGTTCTTTTTATGTTGATTATAAGGGAAATAGAATGCCGTTATCAGCTAATTTTACAGCTAGAGTTCCGCTTGTTTTAGGAGAGATAAATAAAAATAACAATGACGATTTAGCTGAATTATTTCGCATAATTTATGATGATCCCTTTTTGAAGAAAAACATCATCGGAATTGAAATTATGACGGATGGTAGCTTAAAAATGCACAACAGAAATTTTGATTATCAAATAGATTTCGGTAAATTGAATAATGTTGAGCATAAGTTTAAAAATTATAAAGCTTTTTTTCAAAAAGCAGTTTTAGATAGTTCGTTGTATAAATATAAAAAAGTTGATCTCCGATTTACGGAACAAGTAGTTTGCACTAAATAA